Proteins co-encoded in one Scatophagus argus isolate fScaArg1 chromosome 11, fScaArg1.pri, whole genome shotgun sequence genomic window:
- the hecw2a gene encoding E3 ubiquitin-protein ligase HECW2 codes for MRPSLATAVLPPRTRSHNPPNLSVGGREHLSAPRRRSPHLRHTLSPENLRTLAERGGAAAIDTVSVVSSPIGLPRANSDTDLVTSQSRSSLTASTLEYTLNRGQNLVISWDIKEEVDATDWIGLYHIDETSPSNVWDCKNRGVNGTQKGQIVWRLEPGPYFMEPETKICFKYYHGVSGALRATTPCITVKNPAVLVEGLAEQVGVEHPRKLISFTLTDLRATGLKKGMFFNPDPYLKMSIHPGKRSVFPIFSHHGQERRSAIIANTTNPVWHGEKYTFVALMTDILYIEVKDKFAKSRPIIKRFLGQLTIPVQRLIEKIPGVQPVSFSLCRRLPTEHVSGQLQFKVELTSTGPDGASPDSIIGMSSLNGAPGTPSDDEDLPHHLPGVVSAGPSPTGSQGSQSLWEGGATALPEKDLPLIGAEGKFVGPHQVLQRSLIDGLDAIEAPKGPGERPLGAASPKLRSSFPTHTRLSAMLHIDSDEDEDRSGANDITPVPLSPLLMNGEPQDVCGADEDDPFAELQPAPEQLEPSGLQDENEGAGDATEDVPPAAEVVLELGAGLDLEDILDPDVFSEVEEAPFTEAVSHNAELEGGEVHEEGRGPGEDPSSEIDTCSMATAQQTVFSSSESCPITLTTAVEAEEGAETAIDPGGDIVSSTPPTNQAVDDEGGGQVVVTDAEGEAPPGIEQVEAEEVITRRLSLQAAGGVAEEPEGEETKQREEAGSADSEQVTTETDGEEGTHVNGHPVRSLPSVRHDIHRYQRVDEPLPPNWEARIDSHGRIFFVDHVNRTTTWQRPTGPPAPQGLTRSNSIQQMEQLNRRYQSIRRTITNSDRTEEATVDLLPEPESELAPHSISEYRRDSAVAHSSSRSRLSLLLQSPSAKFLCSPDFFTVLHSNPSAYRMFTSNTCLKHMISKVRRDAHYFERYQHNRDLVTFLNMFSNKQLELPRGWEMKHDHTGKPFFVDHNCRSTTFIDPRLPLQSSRSTGLLAHRQHLSRQRSHSAGEVVDDSRQTTPPILPRPSSTFSGSSRSQYQDVVPVAYNDKIVAFLRQPNIFEILQERQPELARNHSLKEKVQFIRSEGVNGLARLSSDADLVMLLSLFEEEVMSYVPPLLHPSYSLSSPQSSPGTQRANARAPAPYKRDFEAKLRNFYRKLETKGYGQGPGKVKLIIRRDHLLEDAFNQIMCYSRKDLQRSKLYVSFVGEDGLDYSGPSREFFFLVSRELFNPYYGLFEYSANDTYTVQISPMSAFVDNHHEWFRFSGRILGLALVHQYLLDAFFTRPFYKGLLRIPCDLSDLEFLDEEFHQSLQWMKDNDIEDMLDLTFTVNEEVFGQITERELKPGGAGIPVSEKNKKEYIERMVKWRIERGVAQQTESLVRGFYEVVDVRLVSVFDARELELVIAGTAEIDLADWRNNTEYRGGYHDNHIVIRWFWAAVERFNNEQRLRLLQFVTGTSSIPYEGFASLRGSNGPRRFCVEKWGKITSLPRAHTCFNRLDLPPYPSFSMLYEKLVTAVEETSTFGLE; via the exons ATGAAACCAGTCCGTCCAACGTGTGGGACTGTAAGAACCGAGGGGTGAATGGCACCCAGAAGGGTCAGATCGTTTGGAGGCTGGAGCCCGGGCCCTACTTTATGGAGC ctgagaCCAAAATCTGTTTCAAGTACTACCACGGAGTGAGCGGAGCCCTGAGAGCCACGACCCCCTGCATCACCGTGAAGAACCCCGCAGTCCTG GTGGAGGGGCTGGCGGAGCAGGTGGGCGTTGAACATCCACGAAAACTGATCAGCTTCACTCTGACAG ATCTGCGTGCCACTGGGCTGAAGAAGGGCATGTTTTTCAATCCGGACCCGTACCTGAAGATGTCCATCCACCCAGGGAAGAGGAGCGTCTTCCCCATCTTCAGCCACCACGGACAGGAACGACGATCAGCCATCATCGCTAACACCACCAACCCCGTCTGGCATGGAGAG AAATACACGTTTGTTGCACTAATGACAGACATCCTGTACATCGAGGTGAAGGACAAGTTTGCAAAAAGTCGACCGATCATCAAACGCTTCCTCGGCCAGCTCACCATCCCTGTGCAGCGGCTTATTGAAAAAATACCTGG AGTCCAGCCCGTGAGTTTCTCCCTGTGTCGCCGCCTGCCCACTGAGCACGTCAGTGGTCAGTTACAGTTCAAAGTGGAGCTCACCTCAACTGGGCCTGACG GTGCCTCTCCTGATTCGATCATTGGGATGTCATCCTTGAATGGAGCTCCCGGGACTCCGTCGGATGATGAAGACCTGCCTCACCACCTTCCAGGAGTGGTCTCTGCGGGCCCCTCTCCTACTGGCTCTCAGGGCTCTCAAAGCCTGTGGGAAGGCGGCGCCACAGCCCTACCAGAAAAAGACCTGCCTCTTATCGGAGCTGAGGGTAAATTTGTTGGGCCTCATCAAGTGCTCCAGAGGTCACTCATCGATGGCCTCGATGCTATCGAGGCCCCCAAAGGCCCCGGTGAAAGACCTCTGGGTGCGGCCTCACCTAAACTGCGCTCTAGCTTCCCCACACACACGAGGCTCAGCGCCATGTTGCATATCGATTCAGACGAGGACGAGGACAGGTCTGGGGCCAATGACATCACCCCAGTGCCGCTGTCACCGCTGCTGATGAATGGAGAACCTCAGGATGTCTGCGGCGCCGATGAGGACGACCCATTTGCCGAGCTCCAGCCGGCGCCTGAGCAGCTGGAGCCTTCAGGGCTGCAGGATGAGAACGAGGGTGCAGGTGACGCCACTGAAGACGTGCCCCCTGCCGCAGAGGTGGTCCTGGAACTGGGGGCAGGTCTGGACCTGGAAGACATTTTGGATCCAGACGTCTTCTCTGAAGTGGAGGAGGCTCCTTTCACGGAGGCCGTGTCTCATAATGCAGAGCTGGAAGGTGGAGAGGTGCACGAGGAAGGACGGGGGCCTGGCGAGGACCCCTCCTCTGAGATTGACACCTGCTCCATGGCAACAGCGCAACAGACAGTCTTCTCATCATCAGAGAGCTGTCCAATCACGCTCACTACTGCTGTG GAAGCGGAGGAAGGAGCGGAGACGGCCATAGATCCAGGGGGAGACATAGTTTCCAGCACCCCACCAACCAATCAAGCCGTAGACGACGAAGGCGGCGGGCAAGTCGTCGTCACTGACGCTGAAGGAGAAGCTCCCCCGGGCATCGAGCAAGTGGAGGCGGAGGAGGTCATTACGAGGAGGCTGAGCCTGCAGGCTGCCGGAGGCGTGGCTGAAGAACCGGAGGGGGAGGAGACAAAGCAACGCGAGGAGGCGGGATCGGCAGATTCAGAGCAGGTTACcacagaaacagatggagaggaag gtaCTCACGTTAACGGCCATCCTGTACGTTCGCTCCCCTCAGTGCGTCATGACATCCACCGATACCAGCGCGTGGACGAGCCTCTTCCtccca ACTGGGAGGCTCGGATCGACAGCCATGGGAGGATCTTCTTTGTGGACCACGTGAACAGAACCACCACATGGCAGCGACCCACCGGACCTCCTGCCCCGCAGGGACTGACGCGCTCCAACTCCATTCAGCAGATGGAGCAGCTCAACCGCAG GTACCAGAGCATCAGGAGGACCATAACCAACAGTGATCGGACGGAGGAAGCCACAGTTGACCTGCTCCCTGAGCCAGAAAGTGAACTGGCGCCTCACTCTATTTCTG AATACCGACGAGACAGTGCGGTCGCTCACTCCAGCAGCCGCTCGCgtctctccctgctgctccagTCGCCCAGCGCCAAGTTCCTGTGCAGCCCGGACTTCTTCACCGTGCTGCACTCCAACCCT AGTGCCTACCGCATGTTTACGAGCAACACCTGCCTGAAGCACATGATCAGTAAGGTGCGCCGGGACGCTCATTACTTTGAGCGCTACCAGCACAACCGCGACCTCGTCACCTTCCTCAACATGTTCTCCAACAAGCAGCTGGAGCTTCCCCGGGGCTGGGAGATGAAGCACGACCATACTgggaag CCTTTCTTTGTGGATCACAACTGTCGCTCCACGACCTTCATTGACCCGCGACTGCCCCTCCAGAGTTCTCGCTCCACCGGGCTGCTGGCCCACCGCCAGCACCTGAGCCGCCAGCGCAGCCACAGCGCTGGGGAG GTGGTGGACGACTCCCGTCAAACCACCCCGCCCATCCTGCCCCGCCCATCCAGCACCTTCAGCGGCTCCAGTCGAAGTCAGTACCAAGACGTGGTGCCTGTGG CCTACAATGACAAGATAGTGGCGTTTCTACGGCAACCCAACATCTTTGAGATCCTGCAGGAAAGGCAACCCGAGCTCGCCAGGAACCATTCGCTCAA GGAGAAGGTGCAGTTTATACGCAGTGAAGGCGTCAATGGGCTGGCTCGCCTCTCCAGCGACGCTGACCTCGTCATGCTGCTGAG CTTATTCGAGGAGGAGGTGATGTCATATGTACCGCCGTTACTCCACCCGAGTTACAGCCTCTCCTCCCCTCAGAGCTCCCCCG GCACCCAGCGAGCCAACGCCCGAGCTCCCGCTCCCTATAAGCGAGATTTTGAGGCTAAACTGAGGAACTTCTATCGAAAACTGGAGACCAAGGGTTACGGACAGGGACCCGGAAAAGTCAA GCTCATCATACGCAGGGACCACCTCCTGGAGGACGCCTTTAACCAGATCATGTGTTACTCGCGTAAAGACCTGCAGAGGAGCAAACTTTACGTCAGCTTCGTGGGCGAGGACGG GCTGGACTACAGCGGACCCTCCAGAGAGTTTTTCTTCCTGGTGTCCAGAGAACTGTTCAACCCGTACTACGGCCTGTTTGAATATTCAGCCAACGACACCTACACCGTCCAGATCAGCCCCATGTCTGCCTTTGTGGACAACCACCATGAATG GTTTCGTTTCAGCGGGCGAATCCTGGGCCTGGCGCTCGTCCATCAGTACCTGCTGGATGCCTTCTTTACCCGACCCTTCTACAAGGGGCTTCTTCGCAT CCCGTGTGACCTGAGCGACCTGGAGTTCCTGGACGAGGAGTTCCACCAGAGCCTGCAGTGGATGAAGGACAACGACATCGAGGACATGCTGGACCTCACCTTCACCGTCAACGAGGAGGTCTTcggacag ATTACGGAGAGAGAGCTGAAGCCAGGCGGGGCCGGCATCCCCGTGtcagagaagaacaagaaggaGTACATCGAGCGAATGGTCAAGTGGCGTATCGAGAGGGGCGTGGCCCAGCAGACGGAGAGCCTGGTCCGAGGTTTCTACGAG GTGGTGGATGTGCGGCTGGTGTCCGTGTTCGACGCCAGGGAGCTCGAGCTGGTGATCGCGGGCACCGCAGAGATCGACCTGGCGGACTGGAGAAACAACACAGAGTACAGGGGAG GTTACCATGACAACCACATAGTGATTCGCTGGTTCTGGGCAGCTGTGGAGAGGTTCAACAACGAGCAGAggctgaggctgctgcag TTTGTGACAGGCACCTCCAGTATTCCCTATGAGGGTTTTGCTTCACTTCGTGGCAGTAACGGACCGCGCAGATTCTGTGTGGAGAAGTGGGGGAAAATCACCTCCTTACCCAG GGCTCACACTTGCTTTAATCGTCTGGACCTCCCACCTTACCCCTCCTTCTCCATGCTCTACGAGAAGCTGGTCACCGCCGTGGAGGAGACGAGCACGTTCGGTCTGGAGTAA